The Limisphaera ngatamarikiensis genome contains the following window.
CGGGTTAGCCCCTGGATCAACGGTTCGCTCCACGTGTACGGCCACGGCACCGCCACACCAATGAACGCCACGGGGAACATGAAGATGTGCCATGGCGGGACCCTGCCCGGGGCGGGTGACCGTACGACCTTGTACACCTCAAGGGCCCAAGCCAGGACCCAAAGGGTCAAACCCGCCACCGCCACCGCCATTGCCCAGTGGGCCAGGGACCACCACGGATTGGCTTCCTGGATCCATCGGGCTCCCGTGTAGAGCAAGGCCAAGCCGCAGCCTGCCACGATGCCCCACCGCGAAACCCCGGGGCGCCCCGCCTCCACCGCGTTTGACACCTCTCGGGGTGGGCCTGTTGGACAGGTCACGTTACCTTCCCCGGGCGGGATGGCATTGCTCCGAAGGGAGCGGGCCGCACGCCATCGGTCCCAGCGCAGCCAGGCCAGGTAGACACACAAGACCGGCACGACCCATCCGTAGGCGTACCGGGGATCCAGGGACCAAACCAGCCGGAGCGCATCCACCAGTCGGTACCAGAGCCACAGCAGGCTCAGAACCGCCGGCAGTCCCCAGAACCATGCGGCCAGGTGCGCCGTGGAGGCACGGTTGTTCATCGGCTCTACTTCAGTCTTTCCAAGAACCGGCAGGATGCGGATTCGGTTGATACGCTTCCAGTCCGTTTTGCCCTCCTCGACGGTTGGTTATGCATCACGGGGTTTTGTAACCTTGGATCGGCCGTGGACTTGCGTTCCGGCAACGTCACCCCTGCCGGAGCAGCCGGTTCAAGGGTTTCTGCGTCCGAGCCGGAAGAACCCTGCCGGGGCGGTGCCGGAGGTGATGACGGGAGGCCGGCCCAAAAGACCGTTGGACTGCCCGGGAAAACGGCCGGGTGGAGGAAACTCGGGTGCAGCTGCTGTTGCGGGCCGAATGGGCCGGCAGTGTCGGCGCCGGTTGGATGATGGTGCCAGGGGTCGCTGACCACCGGGGAGGTATCGCGCCCGCACGGGGTTGGATGCGTCCCCGGGTCTTCGGGGATGCTCCGCCGGCCCCGCAATGGTGCGACCGTGGGATTGGTTCATCCAAGGCATTCGAGACTCTTGACGTGGGGCACGAGGTGTTCCCAAATGATCATGTCACCCTGGAAATGGAGGAACGGCCATGAACACGATCAATTGCGCACATTTCATCGGGTTCGTTGGTACGATGGTTTGGCGGGGGATTTTGTTTGGTTTGGTGGTGGGCTGGTTGTTGGCGCCGGCAGCCCGGGCACAGATAAGTGACTGTTTCATGGCTCCGGCGGGACTGACGGCGTGGTGGCCGCTGGATGATGCGACCAACCAGGTCACGGTTCTGGACTGGGCAGGGTCGCACCATGGCACGGCCGTGGATGGTGGGGGCAATCCGGTGGCCATAGGCAGCCCATTGATCCGCCAGTTACCGGATCCCGCCGTGTTGGGCGGGGCGCTGAAACCGGTTGTGGTGGATCCGACCACCGTACCGGTCCGGGGCGCGCTGTTTCTGGAGGGTGGAGCTGTTCGAGTCCCTTCGGTGCCGGCCCTGGACATCGGCATGGGCGGGCTCACGATCTGCCTGTGGGTATGACCCGGAGGGGTCAGCAAAGGCCACTGCCGGTGGTGGAGAAATATGACCCCTCATCCCGGAGTGGCTACTCACTGTATCTGGACTGGGCAGGGAACGACCAGTTTGTTTTGAAGTTGAACCTGAACGGCAGTGTTCTGACCGGGCCAGTTGTTCCTGCCAGCGTTGGGACGAATGATTGGCGTTTCGTGGCGGCCGGGGTAATTCCTCCGGGGATGGTTGTCATGGGTGTGGCCGACATGCAGGGCAATTGGAGCAGCAATGCGGCGATGGTATTGTCGTATACCACCAGCAACCAGGCTCCGTTGTGGATTGGACACAGTGTCGGACCCGCCGGGGGAGGATCACCGGTCCGGGCCGCCCGTCTGGGTGTGGATGAGGTGGAGATCTTCAATCGGGGCCTTTCACCCAGCGAGGTGATGTGGGTTTTCGGAATGGAGTTCATGGGGGTGCGCAAGTGTGCTACTTCGACGGGGACGGCCCAAGTCTGCATCCGGAAGTTCGAGGACTTGAATCGCAACGGGATCATGGATCCCGACGAACGGGGCTTGGCGGGTTGGAACTTTGTCATATACCCGCCGCCGCTCTTCCTGGGTACGAATCTGGTGACAACCGAGGATGGCGGTCTTGTGTGTGTTGCCGTGGGTGCTCCCGGCACCTACAACATCGTCGAACTGGCCGAACCCGGCTGGACCAACACCACCCCTGTCATGCAGTCCATCCATGTGGTGCCGGGTCAGGTGACGAATGTGTTCTTTGGGAATGCTTCTGAGATCGAAGGGCCCCCGCGGATTTGCGTCACGAAGTTCTATGACCGAAACGGCAATCGGGTCCCGGATCAAGATGAGATGCTGCTTCCCGGTTGGACGGTACAGGTTTTGGACTCGTCGGGTGCGGTCGTCCGCACACTGGTGACGAGCAACGGACCCGTGTGCGTCGACCTGCCGGGGCCTGGCACGTACACCATATTTGAGGTTTTACCACCGCCCTTGGGCAATTGGCAGCCCTGGGTGCCGACGTATCCGCCGGGAGGCGGGTTTACCAATGTCACCATCAACGCCGGCCAGGTGGTGAACCTCGGCTTCGGGAACCGGTTGCAACTAAACATCCTTGATGCTGTGGTACGGCCGGATCCAATACCGCGGCTGGTTCTGCGGGTCGCTGCCGTGCCCGGCACGACCATCCGGCTCCAATACCGCGAACGTTTGGACGCGGGAGCACCTTGGCAGGACTGGGGCGACCCCGTCACGATCACCAATACCTTGACCAGTATCGAAGTGTCGCTGGAGTCGCTGCCGGATCAGGGGTACTTCCGGGTGGTGGAGCAGTAAAGCGGAGGGCGTGCGAACACCGTCCATGCCAGGGGCACGGTCGGTCCGGCAGGTTGGCCGGTGGAAGAGCG
Protein-coding sequences here:
- a CDS encoding MSCRAMM family protein — encoded protein: MTRRGQQRPLPVVEKYDPSSRSGYSLYLDWAGNDQFVLKLNLNGSVLTGPVVPASVGTNDWRFVAAGVIPPGMVVMGVADMQGNWSSNAAMVLSYTTSNQAPLWIGHSVGPAGGGSPVRAARLGVDEVEIFNRGLSPSEVMWVFGMEFMGVRKCATSTGTAQVCIRKFEDLNRNGIMDPDERGLAGWNFVIYPPPLFLGTNLVTTEDGGLVCVAVGAPGTYNIVELAEPGWTNTTPVMQSIHVVPGQVTNVFFGNASEIEGPPRICVTKFYDRNGNRVPDQDEMLLPGWTVQVLDSSGAVVRTLVTSNGPVCVDLPGPGTYTIFEVLPPPLGNWQPWVPTYPPGGGFTNVTINAGQVVNLGFGNRLQLNILDAVVRPDPIPRLVLRVAAVPGTTIRLQYRERLDAGAPWQDWGDPVTITNTLTSIEVSLESLPDQGYFRVVEQ